One segment of Leptodactylus fuscus isolate aLepFus1 chromosome 7, aLepFus1.hap2, whole genome shotgun sequence DNA contains the following:
- the C7H19orf12 gene encoding protein C19orf12 homolog: protein MLSHGRDHSVGSHWETFAADTGEASNMPINVDDIMRLLCHLSTEQKMKAAVKHSARGAVAAGAGAFVGGLLGGPPGIAVGGALGGVLGAWMANGQFKPIPQILMELPPVQQQKLCEQIYAIIRNLDWTDATHLIMLVSGNAALQQRVAAALISYVTQELRAEIQYGD, encoded by the exons ATGCTGTCACATGGCCGAGATCATTCTGTCGGGAGTCACTGGGAGACTTTTGCTGCTGACACAGGAGAAG CATCGAACATGCCGATTAACGTGGATGATATCATGCGCCTTTTGTGCCACTTGTCAACGGAGCAGAAAATGAAGGCTGCTGTGAAGCATTCTGCCAGGGGAGCTGTGGCTGCTGGTGCTGGGGCCTTTGTGGGAGGATTGCTAGGAGGACCTCCAGGAATAGCCGTGG GTGGAGCTCTGGGAGGTGTTCTAGGAGCCTGGATGGCAAATGGACAATTCAAGCCTATTCCTCAAATCCTCATGGAACTGCCACCTGTGCAGCAGCAGAAACTGTGTGAGCAGATCTACGCTATCATCAGAAACCTTGACTGGACTGATGCAACACACCTTATCATGCTTGTATCAGGCAATGCTGCTTTACAACAGCGGGTGGCAGCAGCGCTCATCAGTTATGTGACACAGGAACTGAGAGCAGAAATCCAGTATGGAGACTAG